The following is a genomic window from Geobacillus subterraneus.
TTTGCCAGCCAAACGATAAACTCCTCGCCCCCAAAGCGGACGACCGTATCCATTCCCCGCGTATGTTGAAGCAAAAAGGCAGCCAGCTTTTTTAACACCGCATCACCCATCAAGTGGCCGAAACGGTCATTGACTTGCTTGAAATGGTCCAAGTCGAGCAGCGCCAGACAGCTCGGTGTCCCGGAACGCTCGAGATCGCTGCGCAGGCGGGCATACACTCGCGGCAAGTATTTACGATTGTAGACGCCGGTTAACTCATCAATAAGCACAAGTTCATCAATTTTCCGCTTTTTTTCTACGAGACGCCGGACACGAATGAACAGCTCGCCAGCTGCAGCCGGCTTCACGACGACATCGTCGGCGCCAAGCTCATACCATTTTAGATGGACGGCTTTGCGCCCGTCTGTGCCGACGATCACTACCGGAATGTAGGAAGCGCGACCGGCGTTCTCCAGCAGAGCAAGGAAAGAAGGAGTTTCTAAATGATCTTCCCCGATGTCGACGATGATGCAGTCCGGGTTGAGGCGAAACATGGATGCTGCCGCCTGTTCGAAGGAAGGAAGTGTGATGAAGCGCCACGATACGGTTTGCAGTGATCCGCGGAGATAAGCAAAAAATAGCGGATCATTTCCGCAGAGAAGAACGACGGCTTCCGGTCCTCCGCGTTGCGGGAGGGAAGTGATTGGAGAAGAATCGGTTTCTTCGGCTTCATAGCAGCGGCGAAGGAGCGGAACCATCTCCGCCAGCGCCTCCTCCGCCGTCCATTGCCGTTCCTTTTGCCTGTTCGTGCGCTGAAGAATCCGTTCCGCTTCGGCAGCGATATCATTGCGGCCGATCACCTCCGCCGCCCGGCCGATGGCACCGAAAAACCGGGTCAACTCCGCGCTGCTGAGCGGCGGTGAAGCCTCCCATTGTTCATACTGTTCTTTTATCCGGTCTAGTAACGAGACGACATAGGAATCCAACTTCCCTCTCCTTTCCTCATGGTAAACATTTCCTAATTGTGATAAAAAAAAGCCCCGAGCTGCTTCCGTTTTCACGTTCCCCCCCTTTTTTCCTATTATTAATATAGTCGACACGGTCTAAAAACATTCTGGTCTTCCTCCTTCACTTACCCGGGGCAGAAGAGGGGACCTCTCACACTCCCCTGCGCTCAAGCGCATTCGGTTGCCGTTCGTCTCGGCTTTCTCCTTATCTAGAAGGCTGGTGAAAAACAACGCCTGCCCCTAGCTGACATCAGATCACTTGAAATGAGAAGCCGATGCCGCAAAGCTTCTCAATTTGAAAAACAAGGCGGGGAAGCGACCTGCTCCTTCAATCACCGATCTTCTATGCAACGGTATCAAGAGCGTGAACTACCCCCACTTAATTTTCTAGCGAAAATTTGAAGTGGGGGCTTCCAAAGAAGTTTGACTGCTTCAAGCAATCCTTATTCTTTGAGGCGTGTCCACTTCGCCGCTAGAGCATAAGACACTCAGGTCTACAGCTTTACTTTTCTTTAAGATGTTTAATGCGCCATTGACATCAGCATTAATTAGTTTGCCAGACTTTGTTCGATACAAGCCGCGCTTAATACGTTTGCCGCTGAACTTATATTCTTTTGGATTGTCGGCATTATATTCAGGAATCTCATCGCCGTCAAAAAAGCTGGCTTGAGACGTATATGATTCTTCCTGTTTCAAGAATTCAATGCCGTAAAATTCACAAAGATATTCTAGTTTTTCTTTTATGTTACCGAGAGGAATATTGACAAAGTTTTGATTTGTCTTTTTTCCTAGATTAATATTGCGTTGCCATGTTTCCGCATAGCCAATGACAAGTTTGCCAATTTGATTTTCAATACAGTAGTTAATGATGTAACGGCAAGTCTTGTTGATATAATCATTCACTTTATTATTGCGATTCATAGCAAGCAACGCCTGTTTACGAGTGGTGCCTTTGATTTTTTGCTTATCTTTTATGCTTTGAAGTCTGGCATTTTCTTTGTTAAACCATTGATTTATACTTTTTAATCTCCGCCCATCAATGATGAATGATCTGCCGTCTGATGTGACACAAGTGGCAAAATTGTTTAATCCTAAATCAATTGCCAGTGCTTTTTGGTCATTTAATTCTCTTTGATCTTCAGGCATTTCATATTTGTACTGAATCTCAAAGAACCTGGCATGATGCTTAGGAATGATTTCAATCTGCTTAATCTTTTTGTCCAGTAACACAGGCGGAATCGTTATCGTGATAGGCTTGTGAGTCTTTTTAAATAGGCGAGAATACGGTATCGTAAATTTGTTGCCGTCTATACGAATCTGGCCAATGATCAGTGAATGAAAGCCATCTTTTTTAAGATATTTTGGAATACTGATAGCCTTGTGGTCATATTTTCCTTGTTTGGCAAGAATGATCAAACCAAAGAAAGATTTAAAGGCTTCATTGACCTTTTTTAAAATTTGCTGTGCCATGTTGCTGTTTAACAGCTTATAGTTTTCGTTAGTTTTTGCAAGATGATAGTTTTTCTCATAATTAAGAAATTCCTTGTGTTCAAAATAGTATTGTCTGACATGGTACAATCCGACGTTGTACATGTTCTTGGCAATATGGCACAGTTCTCGAAGAGTCAAGTATTCTTCTTTGGTCAAACCATTTAGCTGTTGTTTGATACAAAAATACATGTTTTCACCTCCCATCTAACTATATGATACTATATTTTACTGAATCTATCCTATTTTCAGCAAAATATAGTTAAGGCGATTCATCTCCCACTTACTCCGCTTCGCTTCGTTGAAGTGGGAGTCTTCTCGCCTAATTAAGATAAAAAGGCCGTTGCCTTGTTGCAACGGCGCTGTTTAATATAAAAAGTCAAGCAAGCGGCGGTCCGCCAAATTCGTATCCACCGGACAAACTTCCGCGTCGCGCCCGTACTGCCAGACCCAGACGTTCGCGCTGCAAGGCGGGGCGGCCGGCTGGTAACGCGGCGCTTTTTGTTCTTTCGTCGTTCCCGGCCTTGGAGCCGCGCTCCAAATGACGGCCTGCACCGCCACTTGGTTGTTCCTCCCCACCGCCTCGCAATAAGCGGCGGCGAAATCTCCCTTCGTTGGATCGGCGTACAGTCCCGGGCGATACCCGGTCGGATAAAGCGTTTCCACCCAAGCAGCGATCCAAGCCGCGTCGACGGCAAAAAAGTCTTCAATGTTGGCAAACAGCAATTTATTTTTCGGAATGCCGAGCCGCCGCGCATGGAACACCGCATTGCGCGCCGCCACTTGCCCGTTCGCATAGCCGACCGCCTCACGAAAGGCGTTGTAGATGGGCATCACTTTGACTCCATAGTTGCGGATGCGGGTGATCTCGTCCCGCGTCAACCCTTCCGACACATTAGGCACTTCCACCAAATAGCGGCCCCAAAATTTCGGATAACCGAGCTCTGTCCGTACGCATTGAAACAATTGGTCCGTTACGACTTGCGCCGAATCAACGCCCCAAACACCTCTTACCATCCTTCCCCCTCCTTCGCGGTCACATTGCCACAGTTATGTATATGAGAGGGACAGCTTGTTTTATACGGCTGCTAGCGGCGCTCCCGATCCTCTTTCGCCCAGTCGCCTTTTAACAGTTGGAACCATCCGTTGCGCTTAAACCAGACAAACATCGTTATGCCGATGGTTGCCATGACAGCCAATACGGCAAAGTACCCATATTTCCAGCGCAGTTCGGGCATATAGTCAAAGTTCATCCCATAAATGCCCGCAATAAAGGTGAGCGGCATAAAAATCGTCGTAATGGCCGTAAACGTCATCATAATGTTATTCATTCGGTTGGAGTTGAGCGACAAATAGCTGTCGCGAATATCGGCGGTAATTTCCCGATTCGTCTCAATCATTTCTGACAGCTTTAATAAATGATCGTAAATATCATAGAAATACAGCTGCCGCTCTTTCATGCGCTGCAGCCGATCGGAGTGGATGATGCGGTACAATAAGTCGCGCATCGGCACAATCGTCCGGCGCAATCTCGATAAATCGCCGCGAATGTCAAACACTTTTTCGATAATGTCATGAATCGGCTCGTTGTTCGTATTTTCCTCTAAATCATTCAACACATCTTCAATGTAGTACAGCGGAGGGAAGTAATCATCAACGAGCTTGTCGATCAGCCGATACATGACATGAAACGGCCCCTGCTGCACGTCCTGCTCGCTCTTCAGCCGCTCCCATACGTCCTCGACCGCATGAACCGGCGACTTATGAAACGAAACGATAAAGTTTTGTCCGACAAACAGATCGACTTCCTCAGCCTCAAGCGTCGTCCCCGCAATCGCATGGAGGACAACAAATAAGTAGCGGTCATAAAAATCGAGTTTCGGCCGCTGCACATATTCCAAACAGTCCTCAATCGCGAGCGGGTGGAAACGGAAAAACGAGGCGAGCAAGTCGGATTCCTCTTCCGTCGGCTCATGAAAATCGACCCAATACCATGAAACGTCCGGGCTGTTGACGAGCGTTAAATCGACATCATGCATAACCTCAAACTCTTTTGTTACGACACACGTGCGGATCATCGCCATCTCACCTTGCCATTTTTTTCTCTTCTTATCATAACCGAAAAGACGTTACACCCCAACAAAAAACGGGTATAGAAATCGTGTAGAGAAAAAAATGACAAAAAATATTTATCTAAATTTTCTTTACATTTTCACCAAAAACGATGATAATATAAAAAAGGGAACTCCTTCGTTCCCATATGGGAGGGAATCAACGATGTACGAAAAACAGTATCCGAACGAAGGCGCCGTATTGTTCAACCAGCCGGAAGAAAAAAGCAGCTATGGTCCAATGGCCGAACGAGTATTGAAAGAAGCGATCTTCCAGTTTCAGAGAAAAAAACTGATGGAAAAAATTGATGAGGCGCTCGCTGCCCGCAACAAGCCGCTGTTTTTCAAACTTTCCGCCCAGTATAACGACTTGTTGAAAAAATACGGCGCGTAAAAGGAGCGAACGAAGTTGGAGTGTGAATCGTCCATGACAGGGTGAGCCCCATTTCCGTCTGCGGAAACGATCCGAACGGAAAGGGGCTCATTTTTGTTTTTCTGTTTTTCATTCTCAATGGTACAATAGAGAAAAAACGGAAAGGTGGACAACTCGTGAAACACCTCTTTCAGCCACGCGTCCAAGCCATTCAACTGTCAGGCATCCGCCAGTTTTTCAACCTTGTCGCCGGCCGGCCGGGGCTAGTTTCCTTGACGATCGGCCAGCCGGATTTTCCGACGCCCGATCATGTCAAAGCGGCCGCCCAAGAAGCGATCGCCGATGATTTCACCACGTATACGGCGAACGCCGGCCTCCTTGAGCTGCGCCAGGCGGCTTGTCAGTTTGTCGCCGATAAATACGGGCTTCGCTACAGCCCGGATGAAGTGATCGCCACCGTCGGCGCCAGTCAAGCGCTTGATATTACGTTTCGCACCATTTTAGAAGAAGGGACAGAAGTGCTTCTTCCTGCGCCGGTCTATCCCGGCTATGAGCCGCTCATCCGCCTGTGCGGGGCGAAACCGGTGCACATCGACACAAGACAAAACGGCTTTCGTCTGTCGGCCGAGCTGATCGCCCCTTACATCACCGACAA
Proteins encoded in this region:
- a CDS encoding diguanylate cyclase; its protein translation is MDSYVVSLLDRIKEQYEQWEASPPLSSAELTRFFGAIGRAAEVIGRNDIAAEAERILQRTNRQKERQWTAEEALAEMVPLLRRCYEAEETDSSPITSLPQRGGPEAVVLLCGNDPLFFAYLRGSLQTVSWRFITLPSFEQAAASMFRLNPDCIIVDIGEDHLETPSFLALLENAGRASYIPVVIVGTDGRKAVHLKWYELGADDVVVKPAAAGELFIRVRRLVEKKRKIDELVLIDELTGVYNRKYLPRVYARLRSDLERSGTPSCLALLDLDHFKQVNDRFGHLMGDAVLKKLAAFLLQHTRGMDTVVRFGGEEFIVWLAKTSTGEARRVLRRLQRQFASEEVEADGARLSCTFSAGFVECDDPNEPLDHWLKLADKALYAAKRKGGNRVEEARRQPSHANGAQNETQHRQAGKQRWAVAIVDDDELARTVIADLVRKLAAEQEREVDIYEFGDGLSFLESPLCEHGRRFVVILDRVMPKMDGLEVLHRLRRRRTPHKVMMLTSRQDEREIADALEKGVDEYVTKPFKWLELEARLRRLLKELDE
- a CDS encoding RNA-guided endonuclease InsQ/TnpB family protein — translated: MYFCIKQQLNGLTKEEYLTLRELCHIAKNMYNVGLYHVRQYYFEHKEFLNYEKNYHLAKTNENYKLLNSNMAQQILKKVNEAFKSFFGLIILAKQGKYDHKAISIPKYLKKDGFHSLIIGQIRIDGNKFTIPYSRLFKKTHKPITITIPPVLLDKKIKQIEIIPKHHARFFEIQYKYEMPEDQRELNDQKALAIDLGLNNFATCVTSDGRSFIIDGRRLKSINQWFNKENARLQSIKDKQKIKGTTRKQALLAMNRNNKVNDYINKTCRYIINYCIENQIGKLVIGYAETWQRNINLGKKTNQNFVNIPLGNIKEKLEYLCEFYGIEFLKQEESYTSQASFFDGDEIPEYNADNPKEYKFSGKRIKRGLYRTKSGKLINADVNGALNILKKSKAVDLSVLCSSGEVDTPQRIRIA
- a CDS encoding glycoside hydrolase domain-containing protein, producing the protein MVRGVWGVDSAQVVTDQLFQCVRTELGYPKFWGRYLVEVPNVSEGLTRDEITRIRNYGVKVMPIYNAFREAVGYANGQVAARNAVFHARRLGIPKNKLLFANIEDFFAVDAAWIAAWVETLYPTGYRPGLYADPTKGDFAAAYCEAVGRNNQVAVQAVIWSAAPRPGTTKEQKAPRYQPAAPPCSANVWVWQYGRDAEVCPVDTNLADRRLLDFLY
- the corA gene encoding magnesium/cobalt transporter CorA, with product MAMIRTCVVTKEFEVMHDVDLTLVNSPDVSWYWVDFHEPTEEESDLLASFFRFHPLAIEDCLEYVQRPKLDFYDRYLFVVLHAIAGTTLEAEEVDLFVGQNFIVSFHKSPVHAVEDVWERLKSEQDVQQGPFHVMYRLIDKLVDDYFPPLYYIEDVLNDLEENTNNEPIHDIIEKVFDIRGDLSRLRRTIVPMRDLLYRIIHSDRLQRMKERQLYFYDIYDHLLKLSEMIETNREITADIRDSYLSLNSNRMNNIMMTFTAITTIFMPLTFIAGIYGMNFDYMPELRWKYGYFAVLAVMATIGITMFVWFKRNGWFQLLKGDWAKEDRERR
- a CDS encoding IDEAL domain-containing protein, which produces MYEKQYPNEGAVLFNQPEEKSSYGPMAERVLKEAIFQFQRKKLMEKIDEALAARNKPLFFKLSAQYNDLLKKYGA